From the genome of Triticum aestivum cultivar Chinese Spring chromosome 1A, IWGSC CS RefSeq v2.1, whole genome shotgun sequence:
GTTTGTTTACAGGACGGATCATGAACTTATGTGCCCCAAAGCAAGTTGTGATAGGGTTTTTTTTTTTTGACGGTAAAGTTGTGATAGGTTAGCAGAACTCCATCCAGTGGGTTTGGCACAAGGAATCGAATAGGTCCGTTCCCCTGGACTTGATGATGCTCGGACAGCACCGCAGCCTAATATAATTAACTGTAGTTTGTATAGAAATTAGCCTGAATGCTTGTTTTATTATCTCCCTAGTTGTAGCTTAATTAGTAAACAGAAATGTTTCGTTTCTCTTGCTTCATATTTTTGCTTAGCAAATACCAGGTCCTAATTAGCCAAAATCTTCCTTCCACTAGGATGGGCTGAAGACCGTGGGCAGTGATCCATGGCGTATTTTCAGCACCACATGCGCAAAGGTGTGACATGGACTATCCAGGAGTCGTCTCGGCAAACCATTTGCCTGCAGCATAAGTAAGGCTCTGTTCGGGATCCCTTCTCACCGCTCCGACTCCGTGGAGTCGTGGAGCTCAGTTTTTGCAGCTCCGCGAAAATAATCCAACCACTTAAGCTGACTACTTGTTCAAACATTGTTGATGTCAGGAACTGATCTGATCTTCCAGAATCCAGATGTTCATCCCACTCTCAGATCAATCGTCGTACCGTGGCCTTCGTCGCCCCACGTAGGCAGGCGGCACAAGGCGCTGTTGGAGTCGTCATCACCTGATTACTTCTACACGTTTTAGATATGTGATGATCACGGCTCTTGGTTGATTGTGCTGAACATGGACTTGAATTCTGGGAGGCGTCATGCCAGCTCCTTATCAACACGCCTCCAGGTGAAATTCAGGCGGTGAAAATAATTCAGTTtgactaattcacatctagatgtttttttaaGGATGTTACATCTAAACTTCCACAgatatataatgcagcaacaaaaaacaaaaaaaactaggacaaaaaaatagaccataAAAAGAGTGGACATcagtttagatgtgacataactatgtcacatctagatgtgtcttaGACAAATCCAAAATAATTTAGCGGTTGGGAAATCCACGAGAATTTTACAAGAATTTCACGAGAAACAATTTGATTACAGTACGACCGGAATTAAGAACAAAATAAATAAGATGTACCTAACGATCAGAATCAACTGGCCTGAATGTTGAAGCCATGCGTGCATTTTTCAGCCCTTAAGCGTCATCGGACGGCTTCCCCTCGCACGTTTCACTGGTCATAGACTCGCTCGCACAAGGGATCTCTACCTTCTGGAAATTCTTGACCCTTTCAGTTCCATCTTTTTCACCGTCACTTTCTCCTTACAATTCACCAACCGTTGGCACATGCCCTTGTGCGTCTTGAGTCGCTGAGCTCATCTGAATCTGGGCGAATTGTGTCTGAGCGCGACGTGTCAACTTCACCAGCTCATGCAGTAGCATACTGGAgtatctctctcttttttttttaccTGGAGGGCATTCTCTCGAGAGCATTATCTCACGTCGTTTTCCCAATAGAAGAAAAGGTGGAATTCCCATTATCGGTGTTAAACAACATATTGTCACGTCATATATGTTGTTACGTTCCATATCGCTTCGGCTAGAGGTTAGCGCAAGTAGAGATAGATAGGATTCTCTTTAAGTGTTGTAATCTCCTGATCCTTTCTTCTCTTTCAAGATGTAAACCTCCTGTAACCGAACTCTTTGTACGCAATCAGGGTTTTGCCCCTGACCTATATTAACACGCAGGCTCGGTCTCAACAGGTACGACGCTTCATAGAAAGTTTACAATCGGAACGCGAAGCATGCAGCGTCAGCAATGCACAATTAGTCAATGTTTCTTTCATTTTACGCATCTGTGCTTTGATCAGACCTCCATTCGTCATACCTATGTTTAAGACGGACTCGGCACCCTGCTGAGCTCAACTGAATTGGTGCAAGTTGTGCTGAGCTTGACGTGCTAACTGCAGTAATTCTTTTTTAGCTGAATGACATTTGAGCATGCATCAGCAATGGGTAGTTATTCAACGTACGTATGGAGATAGTCAACGCTCATTTCATATTTGTACTACTGCTCCATCTTGATTGGTGACACGCAGTGCCCTCAAGAGCGCATAACAGGGAAATCAATGTTGAAGCCATAGGAAAACAGACAGTGGTGCTGCTGGGAGATTTCCATGTTAAACGTTTACTTTGCCTGGGCTCAAGTTCGCATGATGAGCTCGGTTTTTGCTTTTTCAAAAACGAAGGCAAGAGATttgcctcgtcgattaattaaACAGAAGAGAAATTGTTCAGCTAATTTTTGGGAGGAGGTTTCTCTTGTCAACACGATCAGAATATCCGACACAGTGCCGTTTCATGAAAACATCCAGAGAACCATGCAAAGCTAGCTGCTGTACAATTGGAACGAACATCATTTACATACAGTGCTAAATACTCCAGTACAGTACATCTATCTTCACTCGTCGATCTATTTACAGGCGTGTGTGGTCGAAACTAAATTCACTTGAAATAATTTAAAATTATCATCGACTAGCTAACTATCCCTAATAGCATCACCATTACTGATTGATCCCAAGAGTCAAAAGGAGAAATGAAAACAGGGAGAAAAGACTGCTAACTACGAACTCCCAATCAGAAGGCCCGTCCCGTATATGCGTCTCCGATTTGTCTCACAGCCAGAGCGCGCCGGCGTCCTTGAGCATGGGCACGAGCTCGCCGGAGATGTGCACGGCCATGAGCCGGTCGAGCCCGCCGAGGAGCCTCCCGCCCACGAACACGGCCGGCAGCGCGAAAACGGCCTCGCCACCGGGAGCCCCGGCGAGCTCGGCCTCGTCGGCGACCTCGTGCACGGCGGGGTTCACCCCGAGCCCCTGCAGCAGCCGCTCCACCACGTGGCTGAGGCAGCACCCGCGCCTCCCCACCACCAGCACCGGGCTCTCCGCCACCGCCCTCCTCACCGCCTCCCCGCCATCGCCTGCTCGCCTATTCTCCTGACCAGCCGTGCCGACGACCTCGGCCGGCTCGGACCGCCGCGACCACGCCGGCAGCCGGGCGGCGCTGTACGGGATCGCCTGGTACATCTCGACGCCGATCAATTGATGCGTGGTGCCGTGGTGTGTGCAGCTTGCGTACGTGGTGTGACGAGCAACGGGAGCGAGGCTGGACATATAAAAGGGAGGTGGCGTCACCCGACGACCATCGCGAGCGCCGGCCAGGTGGGTATGCGTTCTTCTCTTGGGCGGGCTCCATGCGGCGAGGACGACGGCGACCGCGGCCTTTCCGCGCTCCGTGTGATTGTGTGCATGCAACGCGCCGTGACGTGTCGGCGGGTCAGCCGCGGTTGCGGGGCGGTTTGATGGGCCCGGCTCGTGACGCGCGGCTACGTGGCGGGTCACGATTGCCGGGGTGGCTGGCTCTCTCTTGCTCTCTGGTGGGCCCGCCCGTAGCCGGCTGGCGCAGGAGGACATCGTGGAAAAAATTTAGGATCAGCttgcttcaatttttttctagGGGTGCCAACACCTTATTGATCTATTTGGACAGTGAGATGAGTGCGGGTTAATGACATAAGTGGCGACCCTGATCAAGCAAAAAAGAGTGTTTGGCAAAGTTGTGtgcatcaacatttgatgctctacTTTCAAAAATAAAACAACTAATAAAATTAGATCTAAGAAGTGATATTTCTCTAATTACTGTCAAATAAGCTCCCCCTTTCCATCATGTATGCCATCTATCACTGGTTTGCAATCACACGCCACCATGAAGTTCTTAAGAGAAAG
Proteins encoded in this window:
- the LOC123181431 gene encoding monothiol glutaredoxin-S9-like; this translates as MSSLAPVARHTTYASCTHHGTTHQLIGVEMYQAIPYSAARLPAWSRRSEPAEVVGTAGQENRRAGDGGEAVRRAVAESPVLVVGRRGCCLSHVVERLLQGLGVNPAVHEVADEAELAGAPGGEAVFALPAVFVGGRLLGGLDRLMAVHISGELVPMLKDAGALWL